Genomic window (Cryptosporangium minutisporangium):
CACGATGCTGGTCCGTCCGTGGGAGCACCCGGTCGGGTTCACGATCCAGAAGACCACCTGGATCGACTGGATCGAGTACGCGACGCTCACCCACATCTACTTCGGCGACAACCCGCACCAGGCGCTCACCCACATCTGGAGCCTGGTCGTGGAGATGTCCTTCTACCTCGCGCTGCCGCTGATCGCCGCGGTGTCACTGAAGGGCCGTCGCCCCCGCCGGATCATGCGCAGGCAGACGATCGCGCTCGCCGTCCTGTTCGCGATCGGCCCGCTGTGGGGCCTGGTCATCCACCAGATCCCGACGATGCGGGACGACTGGCTGGCGCTGCAGTGGCTGCCCGGCTACCTCGACTGGTTCGCGCTCGGGATGATCCTGGCCTGCCTGCCCTCGGCGGCGTCCGTAGGGGCGTGGCCCCGGCTGCGCAAGCTCGCCGAGGACCTGGCGACGGCGCCCGGCACCTGCTGGATCATCGCCGGGATCCTGTTCGCGCTGTCGATGACGCCGGTCGCCGGCCCGTACACGCTGGCGCCCGCCACGACGTCGCAGTGGATCGCGAAGCACCTGCTCTACGGCGCCACCGCGTTCTTCATGCTGCTGCCGCTGGTGTCGCCGGCTCCGGCCGGGGGGCGGACGCACCCGCTGCGCGCCGCGCTCGTCGACCGGCGGGTCCGCTGGCTCGGCGAGATCAGCTACGGCGTCTTCCTGTTCCACCTCGTGATCATGTTCGTGCTGGTGGACGCGCTCAACCTGGAGCTGTTCCGGGGTGGGTACAGCACGCTTTTCCCGCTGACCGTGCTGGCCGCGGTGGTCGCGGCGGCGCTCAGCTACCGACTGCTCGAGCGACCGGCGCAGAACTACATCCGTCGCCGCACCCGCCACGGTGCGGCAGACATCCAGGCCCGCGACGCGGCCCCGGCCGTCGCCCCGGTGACGCCGGTGGCCGTCGACTCGGAGCCGGCACCGGAAGCGCTCCCGGACCCGGAGGAGCAGCCAGCGCTGCCGCAGCCCCCGGAGCCGACCGTGCGGTGGGACTACCAGCATCCCGTGCAGCTCGGTCCCTGGGTGCCGCAGCAGCCGGGTGCACCCGAGCCGGAGAACGAGCGCACCACCGAGCCGATCCCGCACCTTCCGCCGCCGCCGCAGGACTCGGTGCCGCTCGACCTGCCGTCGGTAGGCGTCCCGCCGGTCGGTCCGCCGCCCGTCGGTTCGCCGCCCAGCTGGCCGGCGACTCCCCCGGCACCACGGCGCCCCGCCGACTGAGACTCCGACACGGATCCGACTTCGCACGGATCCCAGGCAGAACAGGCCCGAACGAATCGGTCCCCGGGTGGCGCGCCACCCGGGGACCGATCTGCGTGCCTGACCGGTGAGGCCTAGTCGTCCTCGGTCAGTTCGGTCGCGTCCTCCGACGAGGGCGGGTGCACCGCCACGACCGCCACCACGACGACCGCGGCGAGGCAGAGCGCCTGCACCGGCCAGGTGCCGGCCCAGGGCTCCTCGGATTTCGCGTACGGCCGGTAAGCACCCGCGATGCCGGCGGCCAGCAGCGCGGTGGCGCCCACCAGCGGAAGCCAGCGCACCAGCGTGTTCCCCCACTTGGTCTTGCGGACCAGCAGCCAGAGCAGGACGGTGCCCACCAGCCCCGGCAGACCCCCGATCACGGCGGGGAGGAACAGCGGCAACCGGCGGGCGAGCGGCGTCCGGCCGGCCTCGACCGGTGCGAGCGCCTCCGGTGTCCCGGGCTCGGCGGTCGAGGGCGTCGTCCGGCCGATCGGCCGGCCCAACCGGGCCAATACCAGCAACAGGAGCACGGCGATAAAGCCCAGGAACAGGCCGCCCCAGTAAATCCACTTGGGCCGGTAGCTGAGCTGCACGGTGCCGCCGTCGCCGGCCGGCACGATCCACGCCTGCTGCCAACCGTCGATCCGGATCGGCACCAGATCCTGCCCGGCCAGCGACGCCTTCCAGCCCTCGTTGTGGTTCTCCGGCACGACCAGCACGCTCGGCTGGTCGGACGGCCCCAGGTCGACGCTCCGCGAGGTCGACCCCCAGTCGCGGACGTCGGCGGTCCGCTGGGTGGACCGGATACCGGTGGCGCCCAGCGGAGCGAGCATCACCGACACCGGCCGCAGGTTCTCGGTGCCGATCAGCTGCATGCGGTGCTCGCCGGCGGCGAGCTCCAGGTCGGCGACCGGCCGATCGCTGTCGACCGGCTCCGCGCCGGCGGCCGCGCACGGCTCGACCTTCACCGGCCGCTCCTCCAGCAGGTCGCCGACGGTCAGCTCACTAGGCGTGGACTGCCCCTCTGCGGCGGCGCTGTCGGCGGTCGTGCTGGTGGCCGGGCCGACGACGCGGGTCTGCACGGTCCGGCCGTCGATCCGCAGCGTCGGGCCCTGACCGCAGCCCAGCTGGACGACGGTCTCCGGGTCGACCGCCTCGACCGTGTCCTCCGCACCCACGAGGCGGAGCTCCGCGATGCCCGGAGGCAACAGCTCCTGGTACCCGTTCGCCGCGTTCGTGGTGACCGCCGCGGACGTCTCCACGATCCGGATGTCGAACTTCGTCCCGGTCAGCGGCTTGGCGAACCGGACGACGTTCGTCGACCCGCTGGGCAGCACCGCCCCGATCTGGGTCCGGCCGGTGTCGGTGGTGACCTGCACCGTCTTCGGCGGCGCCGCGGTCGCGGTTCCGTCCAGCCGCATCGTGAGGCCGGTGACCTTCCGCTCCTCCGGCAGCTCGACCGAGATCACCGGAGCCTGGACGCCGGGCTCGGCGATCCAGACCGTGTCCGGGTCGGAGTCGAAGACCGCCTGGGGCCGGGTCCGCGGATCGTTGTACCCGGTGTCCGCGCTGGTCGCCACCGCGCCGTCGGGCCCTGGGGCGAGCAGCGCGTCGAGCGCGGTGCCGGAGATCGGCAGCGCCGAGATCGTCACCGCGTAGGCGGCCGCCGCCGGCAGGGTGAACGTGCGGTCGATGCCGGTCGGCTCCTCCGCCGGCGTGGACACGTCCGGAAGGCAGACCGGGCGGTCGGCGAACGTCAGGCAGTCACCGTGCCCGCTGGTGGCGGCCCGGAACACGACGATCGCCGGGTCGGTTCCGCCGACGTCCGGCGTGACCAGCGTCCGGCTGGCCTTCACGCCGGGCACGGTGACTTCCGCGATCGCGACGCCGCCGGCCCGGGCCGGGTCGCCGTCCACCGCGCGCACGGTCAGGCGCAGCTTCCGGGTGGTGCCGCTCGGCGTGGCCACCCGCTGCGGCTTGCTGTCCGGGGTCACCGTTACCGAGCGGGTACCGCGGTCGGTCGTGACGTCGAGCTTCGTCGGCTTGGGTCCGAGCTTGAGCTTGTCGTCGAACTGGAGCGTGATCGCGCTCAGGTTGACGTCGTGATCGAACTCCAGCTCCAGCCACTGCCCGACCGCACCGGGCCTGCCGGTGGCCCAGGTCGTGTTCGGGTCGCCGTCCACCGCGAACCACGGCGCGTGGGCCGCGTCGTGGGAGATCGCCGCGTCGACGTCCGAACCGGACGAGGATGCGCTGAACCCGGTGACCCCGGTGTACCGCGCGACGGTGAGCAGCGACGGGTCGTCGCTGTTGAGGTAGTCGTGGGCAGATCGATCGGCCACGAACGGCTCGTCCTCGGTCAGCGTCGCCGACAT
Coding sequences:
- a CDS encoding acyltransferase family protein — translated: MTASAPRVVTRAGGHLDVLDGVRALAAFAVVGTHVGFQTGRAVDGFFAPFLARLDFGVTLFFLLSGFLLYRPFVEAAMDLRPRPESKAFLLRRFARIFPAYWALLAVTMLVRPWEHPVGFTIQKTTWIDWIEYATLTHIYFGDNPHQALTHIWSLVVEMSFYLALPLIAAVSLKGRRPRRIMRRQTIALAVLFAIGPLWGLVIHQIPTMRDDWLALQWLPGYLDWFALGMILACLPSAASVGAWPRLRKLAEDLATAPGTCWIIAGILFALSMTPVAGPYTLAPATTSQWIAKHLLYGATAFFMLLPLVSPAPAGGRTHPLRAALVDRRVRWLGEISYGVFLFHLVIMFVLVDALNLELFRGGYSTLFPLTVLAAVVAAALSYRLLERPAQNYIRRRTRHGAADIQARDAAPAVAPVTPVAVDSEPAPEALPDPEEQPALPQPPEPTVRWDYQHPVQLGPWVPQQPGAPEPENERTTEPIPHLPPPPQDSVPLDLPSVGVPPVGPPPVGSPPSWPATPPAPRRPAD
- a CDS encoding alpha-(1->3)-arabinofuranosyltransferase domain-containing protein; this encodes MTATAVTGPDDEISEERAADRAPRRAAPPTSPTVRRVRLIGVALALVVLAFLQKPGDIAADTKLDLVVDPVGFLGRALGLWDPTGYAGQLQNQAYGYLFPMGPFFVLGDVLQIDAWMVQRLWFAALLVGAWGGTYRLLNALRIGTPTVRVIAALTYALAPRMLTELGGVSSEVIPFAVAPWVLAPLVLGARRGSPRRAAAASGVAFLFAGGINAAAALAILPLPAWWLLTRAKGPRKNALIRWWVLAIGLASLWWVVPLLVLGRYSPPFLDWIESSAFTTSATSLLDSWRGTTQWVARISGPDGPEWTAGWVLLTAPAAIIATVLVAVVGLVGAVQRSNPHRLFLGGGLVIGLALITFGHTGALTPPWAPFAQDLLDGPLSPFRNIHKFDPVIRLVLAVGLAHLLAAIHPLRGLRMRDLPVAALVRVAVAATLLVSAVPAFSGDLVNRSRPTEYPTYWADAADWLADNAGESRGLVVPGAPFGLYYWGRTNDDVLQPLAESGWLVRDGVPLSSAGNIRLLDAFDQLLADGQPSAGLATALAGAGIGYVVVRNDLDWRRGRATRPELVHEALDGSPGLERVKTFGPELTAAGDLVDRKLYDPKMASYPAVEVYKVTDEPATVRSVPLDNVLRMAGGPEATLSLAEQGLQVGRPTVLAGDDRLLGDTVGTPVVTDTLRRREVNFGEVRHNMSATLTEDEPFVADRSAHDYLNSDDPSLLTVARYTGVTGFSASSSGSDVDAAISHDAAHAPWFAVDGDPNTTWATGRPGAVGQWLELEFDHDVNLSAITLQFDDKLKLGPKPTKLDVTTDRGTRSVTVTPDSKPQRVATPSGTTRKLRLTVRAVDGDPARAGGVAIAEVTVPGVKASRTLVTPDVGGTDPAIVVFRAATSGHGDCLTFADRPVCLPDVSTPAEEPTGIDRTFTLPAAAAYAVTISALPISGTALDALLAPGPDGAVATSADTGYNDPRTRPQAVFDSDPDTVWIAEPGVQAPVISVELPEERKVTGLTMRLDGTATAAPPKTVQVTTDTGRTQIGAVLPSGSTNVVRFAKPLTGTKFDIRIVETSAAVTTNAANGYQELLPPGIAELRLVGAEDTVEAVDPETVVQLGCGQGPTLRIDGRTVQTRVVGPATSTTADSAAAEGQSTPSELTVGDLLEERPVKVEPCAAAGAEPVDSDRPVADLELAAGEHRMQLIGTENLRPVSVMLAPLGATGIRSTQRTADVRDWGSTSRSVDLGPSDQPSVLVVPENHNEGWKASLAGQDLVPIRIDGWQQAWIVPAGDGGTVQLSYRPKWIYWGGLFLGFIAVLLLLVLARLGRPIGRTTPSTAEPGTPEALAPVEAGRTPLARRLPLFLPAVIGGLPGLVGTVLLWLLVRKTKWGNTLVRWLPLVGATALLAAGIAGAYRPYAKSEEPWAGTWPVQALCLAAVVVVAVVAVHPPSSEDATELTEDD